One Centroberyx gerrardi isolate f3 chromosome 2, fCenGer3.hap1.cur.20231027, whole genome shotgun sequence DNA window includes the following coding sequences:
- the brf2 gene encoding transcription factor IIIB 50 kDa subunit, with amino-acid sequence MAPGGLTCPDCGSSNIVDDDLYSQPQLVCEDCGSVVSEGALTIDRPEGTDVSYSQTTAVTKQPCVNQIKGLQRVKALCRILRLNSEIEELAQMYYKQAYQHRDFIRVSLHKKEALGGCCVLVSCQLRNWPITMGSISCLLDADPMVVGVVYQEMVKTLSIQAPTASITDVLEAHGQEYKISSLDVPEELAENSKDLTKRAVALVELAADSWLVTGRRPLPIMMASIYLAWQSLKPTRVRLKYTLDKFCLLAKVSKYKPALKRIAEIKEVLCKLGQEIPWVGADVRPDNVMLQVEDILKHRYALLRRALRTHDALMVELQPSCEDSLPGIQSKVSHLEEAAPSQISGLVAQTANKSCEEACEPNAEMAEQPGGGDLSSGSEPELHTGTITHGCQAPAPHWGKRVLFAPPCVKHPKIRRVERPVLQDVTGDEEISDSEIDMYIRTPQEVRDFARTKKMLSSSEEEKEQEG; translated from the exons ATGGCACCTGGGGGTCTGACCTGTCCGGACTGCGGCTCCTCAAACATCGTCGACGATGATCTGTACTCGCAGCCCCAGCTGGTGTGTGAGGACTGCGGCTCCGTGGTGTCTGAAGGAGCGCTCACCATCGACCGACCCGAGGGGACAG ATGTCAGCTACAGCCAAACTACAGCTGTGACCAAGCAGCCATGTGTAAACCAGATAAAAG GTCTGCAGCGTGTGAAAGCCTTATGTCGGATCCTTAGGCTGAACAGTGAGATCGAGGAACTTGCACAGATGTATTACAAGCAGGCATATCAGCACCGCGACTTCATCAGAGTCAGCCTCCACAAGAAAGAGGCCCTCGGCGGCTGCTGTGTGCTTGTAAGCTGTCAGCTGCGCAACTGGCCCATTACCATGGGAAGCATCAGCTGCCTCCTGGACGCTGACCCGATGGTGGTGGGAGTGGTTTATCAGGAGATGGTCAAGACTCTGAGCATTCAGGCGCCCACGGCCAGCATCACTGACGTGCTGGAGGCTCACGGCCAGGA ATACAAAATCAGCTCTCTTGACGTTCCTGAAGAATTGGCTGAGAACTCCAAGGACCTGACGAAGCGTGCGGTGGCCCTGGTGGAGCTGGCAGCAGATTCCTGGCTCGTGACCGGCCGCAGGCCCCTCCCCATCATGATGGCGTCCATCTACCTCGCCTGGCAGTCCTTGAAACCCACCAGGGTCCGCCTCAAATACACTCTGGACAAATTCTGTCTGCTAGCCAAGGTGTCAAAGTACAAGCCCGCATTGAAGAGAATAGCTGAAATAAAGGAGGTGCTGTGTAAGCTGGGCCAGGAGATTCCCTGGGTGGGGGCTGATGTGAGACCAGACAACGTGATGCTCCAGGTGGAGGATATTCTGAAGCACAGGTACGCTCTGCTGCGGAGGGCTCTGAGGACACATGATGCCCTGATGGTGGAGCTCCAGCCCAGCTGTGAGGACTCCCTACCTGGGATCCAGTCTAAAGTGTCCCACCTAGAGGAGGCAGCACCCTCCCAAATCTCTGGGCTTGTAGCTCAGACTGCAAACAAATCCTGTGAGGAAGCATGTGAACCAAATGCTGAAATGGCCGAGCAACCAGGAGGTGGAGACCTTAGTTCAGGCTCTGAGCCTGAGCTGCACACTGGCACAATCACCCATGGGTGCCAGGCTCCAGCACCACACTGGGGTAAGAGAGTATTGTTTGCTCCCCCTTGTGTGAAGCATCCTAAGATCAGGAGAGTGGAGAGACCAGTGCTCCAGGATGTAACTGGTGATGAGGAGATCTCAGACAGTGAAATTGATATGTACATCCGCACTCCTCAGGAAGTGAGAGACTTTGCTCGGACAAAGAAGATGTTGTCCTCGtctgaggaggaaaaagaacaggAAGGTTGA
- the rab11fip1b gene encoding uncharacterized protein rab11fip1b isoform X1 has product MSLADQSQQWSPTSVQVTVLQARGLRIKGKNGTNDAYAVMQVAKEKYSTSVAEKSVAPVWEEEAAFHLPPLLHHGSGGTERGTLHVHVLHRALVGPDKLLGQAAINLLELSEVKSRDKTEWFKLLDKAGKSDKDRGEVLLDIQFMRNNMTASMFDLSAPGKPRSRLGKFKDKVRGKKKEGLSDATSAVVPSFTQVLTDSEEEGAGDGYGEGAAGKEEKKKKHKLKSLFSPKSNLQKNMSQSMSLLPEKNSALSGSISSGLNVDSSEGKKKFKFMIHKRSGSSDSKGSQGALSVPGRQKHGSAPAVEQSNLCINGSHVYCEEPPPRSSRTGSTFSLSSSGHGSMEDLRRTQVPESSTTSTDSFRRQYSPWTEEEDSSKAAEEEEEEVVVEEEEIAEVERMRTVERRRKVEEEEEKKRLSKTEEKSRKFEEEESVIHEQREERRLEEDKIIQEEERAEEERKRQEEEEERVRKEEEESQRLAEEKRRLEEQERRRIEEEEKMKREEQERIKMQKERAEEEMRQEEEERVRKEEEESQRLAEEKRRLDEQERRRIEEEEKMKREEQKRIRMEEERAEEERKRRQEEERARKEEEESQRLAEEKRIEEQERRRIEEEKFRREEQERIRMEEERDEEERKRRQEEEERVRKEEEESKRLAEEKRRLEEQERRRIEEEETIRREEQERIRMEERAEEERRRKQEEEEMVRKEEEESQRLVEEKRRLEEQERRRIEEEKIRVEEQERIRMEEERAEEERKMKREEEERVRKEREERESLAEEKKRLEEQERRRIEEEKIRREEQERIRTEEDRAEEARKRRQEEEERVRKEEEERERLAEEKKRLEEQERLRKAEDLQIKREKEKRIESTRREKEEKMIKDEEERMNEEKRSRKEEERVRKEEDKLRLAEEGERLKREEKEERRLGGADETRVGLKVKVSVESSAPLTEVPSTNPFDDTFPNNPFEEIPNPPAAPLSRTAKVSTVQPRYHSAVPLVGSKEDLHLKETVYTDEKEPISAQRDKRPAPQPPGKCGSERQIQREQNVSKLHLAQMNKQSRDKDVKASNVFPKRLVQMITPLSRSSLTTKNAPVPESQSSTHCSNQPESISSTTATSRAAKHCKGPAPSRPHPSHAGGNTLTQAGEDGPFCEPKRASSSDANQKDRNSPHTPVAFGSNPFEDDEDQLTAQDEITTSAKSIDSCNHQRCASTNTGSLDLAAAAPQTPDEDGASQTKSKSSKMAHAPPPPAKKAAASSILMNQNTDPGLASKRQDSVTDVAVQGDEPQSEAVSSVSDQETPLPVILLPSESRPVTAQDTGEEAGGKWDGPPSTSRRLHPVKPLSPLEQQSASVIQGTKDTKSTAILSGVQEKVKVKGPYSQLTQEELISLVLKQDGQLSDRDKKISELEQYIDNLLVRVIEEKPSILMSLNSLKKDL; this is encoded by the exons ATGGTTCAAGTTGCTGGACAAGGCTGGCAAgtcagacaaagacagaggagaggtgcTTCTGGACATCCAGTTCATGAGAAACAACATGACTGCCAGCATGTTTGACCTTTCTGCTCCTGGCAAACCCCGATCTCGCCTGGGCAAGTTCAAGGACAAAGTTCGCGGCAAAAAAAAGGAAGGCCTATCGGACGCTACGTCCGCCGTGGTGCCGTCCTTCACCCAGGTTCTGACAGacagcgaggaggagggagcgggGGATGGATATGGTGAGGGGGCTGCAggcaaggaagagaaaaagaagaaacataAGCTGAAGTCTCTGTTTTCTCCCAAGTCTAACCTGCAGAAAAACATGTCTCAGTCCATGTCTCTTCTGCCTGAGAAGAACTCTGCGCTGAGTGGCAGCATCTCCTCTGGTCTGAATGTGGATTCCTCTGAAG GTAAAAAGAAGTTCAAGTTTATGATACATAAGCGCTCAGGCAGCTCGGACAGCAAAGGTTCCCAAGGCGCTCTCTCCGTACCTGGGCGCCAAAAACATGGCTCCGCCCCGGCAGTGGAGCAGagcaacctgtgcatcaacggCAGTCACGTATACTGCGAAGAGCCCCCACCTCGGAGCTCTCGCACCGGCTCCACCTTCAGCCTGTCCAGTTCGGGCCACGGCTCCATGGAGGACCTCCGCAGGACCCAAGTCCCCGAGAGCTCGACCACGTCCACTGATTCCTTCAGGAGGCAATACTCACcctggacagaggaggaggacagcagcaaggctgcagaggaggaggaggaggaagtggtggtggaggaggaggagatagctGAAGTAGAAAGGATGAGAAcagtggagagaaggagaaaggtggaggaagaagaggagaaaaagaggctgagtaagacagaagagaagagtagaaAGTTcgaggaggaagagagtgttATTCATgaacagagggaggaaagaaggttGGAGGAAGACAAAATAattcaggaggaggagagagctgaagaagagaggaaaaggcaagaagaagaagaggagcgggttaggaaggaagaggaagaaagtcaGAGATTagcagaagaaaagaggagactAGAGGAAcaagaaaggaggaggattgaggaagaagagaaaatgaaaagggaaGAGCAGGAAAGGATTAAGATGCAGAAGGAGAGAGCTGAGGAAGAGatgagacaggaggaagaggagagggttaggaaggaagaggaagaaagtcaGAGATTagcagaagaaaagaggagactAGATGAAcaagaaaggaggaggattgaggaagaagagaaaatgaaaagggaGGAACAGAAAAGGAttaggatggaggaggagagagctgaggaagagaggaaaaggagacaagaagaagagagggctaggaaagaagaggaagaaagtcaGAGATTagcggaggaaaagagaatAGAGGAACAAGAAAGAAGGAGAATTGAAGAAGAAAAATTTAGAAGGGAAGAGCAGGAAAGGAtaaggatggaggaggagagagatgaggaagagaggaaaaggagacaagaggaagaggagagggttaggaaggaagaagaagaaagtaaaAGATtagcagaggaaaagaggagactAGAGGAACAAGAAAGGAGGAGAattgaagaagaagagacaatTAGAAGGGAGGAACAGGAAAGGATTAGGATGGAGgaaagagcagaggaagagaggagaaggaaacaagaagaggaggagatggttaggaaggaagaggaagaaagtcaGAGAttagtggaggaaaagaggagactAGAGGAACAAGAACGGAGGAGAATTGAAGAAGAGAAAATTAGAGTGGAGGAACAGGAAAGGAttaggatggaggaagagagagctgaggaagaaaggaaaatgaaacgagaagaagaggagagggttAGGAAGGAacgagaagaaagggagagtttagcggaggaaaagaagagactaGAGGAACAAGAAAGGAGGAGAATTGAAGAAGAGAAAATTAGAAGGGAGGAACAGGAAAGGATTAGGACGGAGGAGGATAGAGCTGAGGAAGCGAGAaaaaggagacaagaggaagaggagagggttaggaaggaagaagaagaaagggagagactagcggaggaaaagaagagactaGAAGAGCAAGAAAGGTTAAGAAAGGCAGAAGACCtacaaataaagagagaaaaggaaaaacgaATAGAGAGCacaaggagggaaaaggaggaaaagatgATCAAGGATGAGGAAGAACGAATgaatgaagagaagaggagcaggaaagaagaggaaagagtaAGGAAAGAGGAGGATAAATTGAGGttagcagaggagggagagcgattgaagagggaggagaaagaggaaaggaggctgGGAGGAGCAGATGAAACCCGTGTGGGTCTAAAAGTGAAAGTGTCTGTGGAGAGCAGTGCTCCTCTCACAGAAGTCCCTTCCACTAATCCGTTTGATGACACCTTTCCCAATAATCCCTTTGAGGAGATTCCCAACCCGCCTGCTGCACCCCTCAGCAGGACGGCCAAAGTCTCAACTGTCCAGCCAAG ATATCACTCTGCTGTGCCGTTGGTGGGAAGCAAAGAAGACCTCCACTTAAAAGAGACCGTTTATACTGATGAGAAGGAACCAATTAGTGCTCAGCGTGACAAGCGACCGGCTCCACAGCCTCCAGGAAAGTGTGGGTCCGAGAGACAGATTCAGAGGGAGCAGAATGTATCTAAACTACATCTGGCACAGATGAACAAACAGAGTAGAGACAAAGATGTCAAAGCCTCCAATGTTTTCCCTAAGCGCTTGGTGCAAATGATCACTCCTCTGAGTAGGTCTTCATTGACAACAAAGAACGCCCCAGTGCCGGAAAGCCAGAGCTCGACGCACTGCAGTAACCAACCTGAAAGCATTTCGTCTACCACAGCAACATCAAGAGCAGCCAAGCACTGTAAAGGCCCTGCACCCTCTAGACCCCACCCTTCCCATGCTGgaggaaacacactgacacaagcTGGTGAAGATGGGCCATTCTGTGAACCCAAAAGAGCCTCATCATCTGACGCTAACCAAAAAGACCGCAACAGTCCACATACCCCTGTTGCATTTGGATCAAATCCATTTGAAGATGATGAAGACCAGCTCACTGCCCAAGATGAAATAACAACATCTGCAAAGAGCATAGATTCTTGTAATCATCAGCGCTGTGCCTCCACAAACACTGGTTCACTAGATTTGGCTGCAGCTGCACCACAAACTCCCGATGAAGATGGTGCCTCTCAAACAAAAAGCAAATCTTCAAAGATGGCCCATGCTCCCCCGCCTCCTGCAAAGAAAGCAGCCGCCTCCAGCATTTTGATGAACCAAAACACAGACCCAGGCCTTGCCTCCAAAAGGCAGGACAGTGTCACAGATGTGGCTGTACAGGGAGATGAGCCGCAGTCAGAGGCCGTAAGCTCTGTGTCTGACCAGGAAACTCCGCTCCCAGTCATTTTGTTGCCCTCTGAGTCCCGGCCTGTTACAGCACAGGACACTGGGGAGGAGGCAGGTGGGAAGTGGGACGGGCCTCCTTCAACCTCACGCAG GCTTCATCCTGTAAAACCCCTGAGCCCTTTGGAACAGCAGTCTGCCTCTGTCATCCAAGGGACAAAAGATACCAAATCTACAGCAATCCTCAGTGGTGTTCAAGAGAAAGTAAAG GTGAAAGGGCCGTACTCCCAGCTGACTCAGGAGGAACTCATCTCTCTGGTGTTGAAACAGGACGGCCAGCTGTCggacagagacaaaaaaattTCAGAGCTGGAGCAATACATCGACAACTTGCTTGTGCGCGTCATTGAAGAGAAACCAAGTATTCTTATGTCCCTCAACTCTCTGAAGAAGGACCTGTAG